One Fontisphaera persica DNA window includes the following coding sequences:
- a CDS encoding MauE/DoxX family redox-associated membrane protein, translated as MTEGKQSRLHFWLINGYLLSVAVVLLLTASLKLFGTSPDWRDRLLPDPVVSFMKNRDVVAFAMLLEYVIGFYILFGRDRRLKLAAVLALTMAFVWYRLGLYLFGYSTNCRCIGSMAAAFAAETPVRYVLYGILSYMGIGSIVGLWMHGLGGQNNKCVRSSRTCAILGIVCFCTVNIGQAQIASNTFLPYEVEGTLQCVFFNADKSVNTNQVYNYTVWHIKPNTWKMRSYITSEQYYELGCDGTNTYSLFYDPGDEKPAMAAHIYTDCYPLEPYPVRVPWFAYLSGAYASTNKYIPALWAVPDPLEHMFEADIKFFNRPPFFPESARWKISENRVSHAKEIMEGIYFERMPPTVRLGLSNLRRTIRQLKEQGPVWCYAVESITNYGGMSLPARYKLSIYNIEKRTGSATNANKAAAAPQGYCTNFSVEFIGIANKISSLSEVHVLPALPSNKRIDVSDGRFRSEKLNVHGIQYSITNQWIIDTMDSRLTSLAEAKYKESRKFDFSPLKAAFCAGFVCLPVLVLWLSWKATGTPKNKK; from the coding sequence ATGACTGAAGGGAAACAAAGCCGGCTTCATTTTTGGTTGATAAACGGGTACCTTTTGAGCGTTGCTGTGGTTCTTTTACTTACAGCATCGCTAAAGCTATTTGGAACATCGCCCGATTGGCGAGACCGATTGCTCCCCGACCCGGTGGTCAGCTTTATGAAGAATCGCGATGTGGTGGCCTTTGCGATGCTGCTCGAGTATGTTATTGGCTTTTATATTCTATTTGGGCGCGATCGACGCTTGAAACTGGCGGCGGTGCTGGCCTTGACCATGGCTTTTGTTTGGTATCGCCTCGGTCTATACTTATTTGGGTACTCGACCAATTGTCGTTGCATTGGCTCAATGGCAGCGGCGTTTGCAGCAGAAACTCCGGTGCGGTATGTCCTTTATGGTATTTTATCGTATATGGGCATAGGAAGTATTGTGGGATTGTGGATGCATGGTTTGGGTGGGCAAAACAATAAATGTGTAAGAAGTAGCCGTACCTGTGCCATACTGGGTATTGTATGCTTTTGCACTGTAAATATCGGTCAAGCCCAAATTGCGAGTAACACCTTTTTACCGTATGAAGTTGAGGGTACTTTACAATGCGTTTTTTTTAATGCTGACAAAAGCGTCAACACGAATCAAGTGTATAATTATACCGTATGGCACATCAAGCCGAACACATGGAAAATGAGAAGCTATATAACGAGCGAGCAATATTACGAATTAGGCTGTGATGGGACCAACACTTACTCCTTATTTTATGATCCAGGAGATGAAAAACCTGCCATGGCGGCGCACATTTATACGGATTGTTACCCCCTTGAACCCTATCCAGTGAGAGTGCCTTGGTTTGCCTATTTATCAGGGGCTTATGCGAGCACGAATAAATATATTCCTGCACTTTGGGCTGTTCCGGATCCGCTGGAGCATATGTTTGAGGCGGATATTAAGTTCTTCAACCGGCCACCGTTTTTTCCGGAAAGTGCGAGATGGAAAATATCTGAAAACCGAGTTAGCCATGCCAAAGAGATCATGGAAGGTATATATTTTGAACGCATGCCACCCACGGTGAGACTGGGTCTGTCAAATTTGAGACGTACAATTAGGCAACTGAAAGAGCAAGGCCCTGTATGGTGTTATGCAGTTGAAAGCATCACCAACTACGGCGGTATGAGCCTTCCCGCAAGATACAAGTTGAGCATCTATAACATCGAAAAAAGAACGGGTTCAGCAACCAACGCGAACAAGGCAGCAGCGGCTCCTCAAGGCTATTGCACCAACTTCTCCGTGGAATTCATTGGCATTGCCAATAAAATATCTTCCCTAAGTGAGGTTCATGTTCTCCCCGCACTTCCATCTAACAAACGCATTGATGTGAGTGATGGCCGTTTTCGAAGCGAAAAACTGAATGTTCATGGCATACAATATTCCATAACCAATCAATGGATAATTGATACGATGGACTCTCGACTGACATCGCTTGCCGAAGCAAAGTACAAGGAGAGCCGGAAGTTCGATTTTTCGCCTTTGAAAGCGGCCTTTTGTGCTGGCTTTGTATGTTTGCCCGTGCTGGTGCTATGGCTTTCGTGGAAGGCGACTGGAACCCCAAAAAACAAAAAATAA
- a CDS encoding GtrA family protein: MSAAKIGRWEGLSQWFRTGARPEVCRFAKFCVVGGSGVLVDMGMLFLLADPRCLGMGVTISKIIAAETALANNFLWNELWTFRPAEGSPPGHRGWPRRFLLFNLICGAGIGLAVLLLHAFHSWLGWNLYLANLLTIILVTAWNYAMNVRLNWRFKIN, from the coding sequence ATGAGCGCGGCAAAGATAGGCCGGTGGGAGGGCCTTAGCCAATGGTTCCGGACAGGGGCGAGGCCTGAGGTTTGCCGGTTTGCCAAGTTCTGTGTGGTGGGAGGGAGCGGGGTGTTGGTGGACATGGGGATGTTGTTTTTGCTGGCTGATCCTAGGTGCCTTGGCATGGGGGTGACGATCAGCAAAATCATCGCCGCCGAGACTGCGCTGGCCAACAATTTTCTCTGGAACGAATTGTGGACCTTCCGACCGGCTGAGGGCAGCCCGCCAGGCCATCGTGGCTGGCCCCGTCGTTTTTTGTTATTCAACCTGATCTGCGGCGCCGGCATCGGACTGGCCGTGCTGCTCCTGCACGCCTTTCATTCATGGCTTGGCTGGAACCTGTATCTGGCCAACTTGTTGACGATTATTCTGGTCACCGCGTGGAATTACGCAATGAATGTGCGCTTAAACTGGCGATTCAAAATAAATTAA
- a CDS encoding mannosyltransferase family protein — translation MYSIAIYSIAYLPWWWWESGSWGKVRGWPPQGGPVIVSFFSTWDAAIYLHIAMNGYVAGSGDGAFYPLWPGLIRLGSLFTGGDLFWSGLILANVFSLLGLVQFYRLVEEQHGTSAARWALALLLVFPGAIFLHLIYTEPLFLWLSVSCLRHLLRQQYLPAGLYAYFMPLTRAVGVFVLLVFFLQLWRSRRAWREYACLLLPLGGYLSYFGVMWYFTGNAFEGFTAQKHYPNQPSIDNLLNLGQAIRGLLNIGEFHGGLNSAVDRLHYMLFAQALVLVWRLDERYFAYALLVGGVPGLTHIYWSYPRLMMMAFPMFIALAVYLREGRGRWVLWYLVALMGTLQLYFTALYVHNRWAS, via the coding sequence ATGTACTCCATAGCTATATATAGCATAGCGTACCTGCCTTGGTGGTGGTGGGAGAGTGGATCATGGGGCAAGGTTAGAGGGTGGCCACCACAAGGAGGGCCGGTGATCGTCAGCTTTTTTTCAACATGGGATGCGGCTATATATCTGCATATCGCAATGAATGGATACGTGGCTGGATCAGGAGACGGTGCCTTTTATCCCCTCTGGCCGGGGCTTATCCGACTGGGTTCTCTATTCACAGGCGGTGACCTGTTTTGGTCAGGCCTCATCCTGGCCAACGTGTTTTCCCTTTTGGGGCTGGTACAGTTTTACCGGTTGGTGGAGGAACAGCACGGAACGTCCGCCGCCCGGTGGGCGCTGGCGCTTCTCCTCGTCTTCCCCGGGGCCATTTTCCTTCATCTCATCTACACCGAGCCGTTGTTTCTCTGGCTGTCGGTCAGTTGCCTGCGGCACTTGCTCCGGCAGCAATACCTGCCGGCAGGACTGTATGCCTATTTCATGCCGCTGACGCGGGCGGTGGGGGTGTTTGTGCTGCTGGTATTCTTCCTGCAACTGTGGCGGTCACGGCGGGCCTGGCGGGAGTATGCCTGTCTGCTGCTGCCGCTGGGGGGGTACCTGAGTTACTTTGGGGTGATGTGGTATTTTACGGGGAACGCCTTTGAAGGATTTACGGCCCAAAAGCACTATCCCAACCAGCCGAGCATAGACAACCTGCTGAACTTGGGGCAGGCGATCCGGGGGCTGCTGAACATCGGCGAGTTTCACGGGGGCCTGAACTCGGCCGTGGACCGGTTGCATTATATGCTGTTTGCGCAGGCGCTGGTGCTGGTGTGGCGGCTGGACGAACGGTATTTTGCGTATGCGCTGCTGGTGGGTGGCGTGCCTGGGCTGACACACATCTACTGGTCGTATCCGCGGCTGATGATGATGGCGTTTCCGATGTTTATCGCGCTGGCGGTGTATTTGCGGGAGGGGCGTGGTCGCTGGGTACTGTGGTACTTGGTGGCATTGATGGGCACATTGCAACTGTACTTCACCGCCCTCTACGTCCACAATCGCTGGGCAAGTTGA
- a CDS encoding GtrA family protein yields the protein MSAAKMSRQEVFSQGFRPGTKLEVCRFAKFCVVGGSGVVVDMGMLFLLADPRCLGLNLSLSKILAAETALANNFLWNELWTFRPAEGSPPGHRGWPRRFLLFNLICGAGIGLAVLLLQLFHNFFGLNLYLANFIVIGLITGWNYGLCTLVAWNHKVICRCRFWLDKKIYFFTFTGLVCAFVDAPAAENKSFSASGIMTFHNTISTNNMSKTPFNIKTDGSSWSFVYLSRGILVTNTYIKGENTVYLYTTTLNAQQPVGTLTKRFDPTGNATAAHLLWFVYISSFDASVGTNHIMSAPFMLYLEEAHIYDITIKRHELWPYAPVQASFEVNIGAYKKVLADLDKKIRNAITDEELKQYNHTTQYMHSICTTIPAEYIAKHIATSNDVAIPTEWELCCTKYERNTLRRHYYHGLVTNVTIGEPVEIAIPTPLPGTHVTDVRSGNQYNYRSSSNWLAITDLPSKAKLVPNQPEMAQPRKWYETRLAYKITKLIPSGIVALAFIIPLIFLAKSTKHKHKTKKAETK from the coding sequence ATGAGCGCGGCGAAGATGAGCCGGCAGGAGGTATTTTCCCAAGGGTTCCGACCGGGGACGAAGCTTGAGGTTTGCCGTTTTGCCAAGTTTTGCGTGGTGGGAGGGAGCGGTGTGGTGGTGGACATGGGGATGCTGTTTCTCCTGGCCGACCCGCGCTGCCTTGGGCTGAACCTCAGCTTGAGCAAAATTCTCGCCGCCGAGACCGCGCTGGCGAACAATTTTCTCTGGAACGAATTGTGGACCTTCCGACCTGCTGAGGGCAGCCCGCCAGGCCATCGTGGCTGGCCCCGCCGATTCCTGCTCTTCAACCTCATCTGCGGCGCCGGCATCGGACTGGCCGTGCTGTTGCTCCAGTTGTTTCATAACTTCTTTGGCTTAAATCTTTACCTCGCTAACTTTATTGTAATTGGCCTAATAACAGGATGGAACTACGGGCTATGCACACTGGTAGCATGGAATCATAAAGTAATATGTCGTTGCCGCTTCTGGCTTGATAAAAAGATTTACTTTTTTACCTTCACCGGGCTGGTTTGTGCCTTTGTAGATGCCCCGGCTGCCGAAAACAAATCATTTAGCGCCAGCGGGATTATGACTTTCCATAACACAATATCCACAAACAACATGAGCAAAACTCCATTTAATATAAAGACAGATGGATCGTCCTGGAGCTTTGTGTATTTATCTCGTGGAATCCTGGTAACAAATACTTATATCAAGGGAGAAAACACGGTGTATCTCTATACAACAACCCTAAACGCACAGCAACCTGTGGGCACATTAACCAAGCGATTTGATCCAACCGGAAATGCAACGGCCGCGCACTTGTTGTGGTTTGTTTATATTTCCAGTTTTGACGCCAGTGTTGGCACGAATCATATAATGAGTGCTCCTTTTATGCTCTACCTTGAGGAGGCTCATATCTACGATATAACCATCAAGCGGCATGAACTGTGGCCTTATGCTCCGGTCCAAGCATCATTTGAGGTAAATATTGGTGCATACAAAAAAGTGCTGGCTGACCTGGACAAAAAGATTAGAAATGCAATAACAGACGAAGAGTTAAAGCAGTATAACCACACAACGCAGTATATGCACAGCATCTGCACAACCATCCCGGCAGAATATATTGCCAAACACATCGCCACCAGCAATGATGTTGCCATCCCCACAGAGTGGGAATTGTGCTGCACGAAGTATGAAAGAAACACATTAAGAAGGCATTATTATCATGGACTGGTCACCAATGTGACCATCGGTGAGCCGGTTGAGATAGCAATCCCCACTCCCTTGCCTGGCACCCATGTCACGGACGTTCGCAGTGGCAACCAATATAATTACCGAAGCTCAAGCAACTGGCTGGCGATAACAGACCTGCCATCAAAAGCCAAGCTAGTGCCAAATCAGCCTGAAATGGCGCAGCCAAGAAAATGGTATGAAACCAGACTGGCCTATAAGATTACCAAACTCATTCCATCAGGGATCGTCGCGTTGGCTTTTATTATTCCTTTGATTTTCTTAGCAAAATCCACCAAACACAAACATAAAACAAAGAAAGCAGAAACAAAATGA
- a CDS encoding GtrA family protein — MGMLFLLADPRCLGWGVTVSKVIAAETALANNFLWNEMWTFRPPTEDASGHRGWPRRFLLFNLICSAGIGLSLTLLHLFYTLLELNLYFSNILTIGLTSVWNYALNSHLNWRMQ; from the coding sequence ATGGGGATGTTGTTTTTACTGGCCGATCCGCGCTGTCTGGGCTGGGGGGTGACGGTCAGCAAAGTCATCGCTGCGGAGACCGCCCTGGCCAACAACTTTCTGTGGAACGAGATGTGGACGTTCCGCCCCCCTACTGAGGATGCGTCCGGGCACCGGGGCTGGCCCCGCCGTTTCCTGCTCTTCAACCTCATCTGCAGCGCCGGCATCGGCTTGTCTTTGACTCTTTTGCATCTGTTCTACACCTTGCTTGAATTGAACCTCTACTTTTCCAATATTTTGACCATCGGTCTGACCAGTGTTTGGAATTATGCACTAAATAGTCATTTAAATTGGAGAATGCAATAG
- a CDS encoding MauE/DoxX family redox-associated membrane protein: MAVVAKSFTIIFASKIFFAPDPVFTFIPNGIVTIIAIGFELWIGYKLIKNNECIEKYILIIYMCVVFIAYKAGLLITGYDSPCGCFGSEENGALLFLKTYKLNQLSNLFIAIMLIPSAVALIIHRYKASCGKMRVHNGIKNK; encoded by the coding sequence GTGGCTGTTGTCGCCAAATCATTCACTATTATCTTCGCGAGTAAAATATTTTTCGCGCCGGATCCGGTTTTCACATTTATACCCAACGGGATCGTAACAATCATTGCAATTGGTTTTGAGCTGTGGATCGGATATAAGTTGATAAAGAATAATGAATGCATAGAAAAGTATATTCTAATAATTTACATGTGTGTTGTTTTTATCGCCTATAAAGCTGGTTTGCTCATTACTGGATACGACAGTCCCTGTGGCTGTTTCGGAAGTGAAGAAAACGGTGCCTTGTTGTTTTTAAAGACTTACAAGCTTAATCAGCTGTCAAATTTATTTATAGCAATTATGCTGATACCAAGTGCCGTGGCCCTCATTATCCATCGTTATAAGGCATCGTGCGGTAAAATGCGTGTGCATAACGGAATCAAAAATAAATAA
- a CDS encoding mannosyltransferase family protein, which yields MTSWPLEGGPTLASHFSTWDAALYLKIAHGGYLAGTGICAFYPLWPGLIRLGSLFTGGDLFWSGLILANLFSLLGLVQFYRLVGEQHGTSAARWALALLLVFPGAIFLHLIYTEPLFLWLSVSCLRHLLRQQYLPAGLYAYFMPLTRAVGVFVLLVFFLQLWRSRRGWREYGYLLLPLGGYLSYFGVMWYLTGNAWEGFAAQKLYPNQPSIDNLLNVGQAIRGLVNIGEFHGDLNSAVDRLHYVLFAQALVLVWRLDERYFAYALLVGGVPGLTHIYWSYPRLMMMAFPMFIALAVYLREGRGRWVLWYLVGLMGALQLYFTALYVHNRWAS from the coding sequence GTGACAAGCTGGCCGTTGGAGGGGGGGCCGACGTTGGCCAGCCATTTTTCCACGTGGGATGCGGCGCTATATCTGAAGATTGCGCATGGCGGCTATCTTGCCGGCACAGGAATTTGCGCCTTCTATCCCCTCTGGCCGGGGCTTATACGACTGGGTTCTCTATTCACAGGCGGTGACCTGTTTTGGTCAGGCCTCATCTTGGCCAACCTGTTTTCCCTTTTGGGGCTGGTGCAGTTTTACCGGTTGGTCGGGGAACAACACGGAACGTCTGCCGCCCGCTGGGCCCTGGCGCTTCTCCTCGTCTTCCCCGGCGCCATTTTCCTTCATCTCATCTACACCGAGCCGCTGTTTTTATGGTTGTCGGTCAGTTGCCTGCGGCACTTGCTCCGGCAGCAATACCTGCCGGCAGGACTGTATGCCTATTTCATGCCGCTGACGCGGGCGGTGGGGGTATTTGTGTTGCTGGTGTTTTTTCTGCAACTGTGGCGGAGCCGGCGGGGCTGGCGGGAGTATGGGTATCTGCTGCTGCCGCTGGGGGGGTACCTGAGCTACTTTGGGGTGATGTGGTACCTAACGGGCAATGCGTGGGAAGGATTTGCGGCCCAAAAGCTCTATCCCAACCAGCCGAGCATAGACAACCTGCTGAACGTGGGGCAGGCGATACGGGGTTTGGTGAACATTGGCGAGTTTCACGGGGACCTGAACTCGGCGGTGGACCGGTTGCATTACGTGCTGTTTGCGCAGGCGCTGGTGCTGGTGTGGCGGCTGGACGAACGGTATTTTGCGTATGCGCTGCTGGTGGGTGGCGTGCCTGGGCTGACGCATATCTACTGGTCGTATCCGCGGCTGATGATGATGGCGTTTCCGATGTTTATCGCGCTGGCGGTGTATTTGCGGGAGGGGCGTGGGCGGTGGGTGCTATGGTATTTGGTGGGGTTGATGGGGGCGTTGCAATTGTATTTCACGGCGTTGTATGTGCACAATCGCTGGGCGAGTTGA
- a CDS encoding GtrA family protein has protein sequence MSAAKMSAAKMSAAKMSAAKMSAAKMSAAKMSAAKIGREEGVIQWFRTGTKLEVCRFAKFCVVGGSGVVVDMGMLFLLADPRCLGLNLSLSKILAAETALANNFLWNELWTFRPPERGAPSHQGWPRRFLLFNLICGAGIGLAVLLLNLFHSLLGMNLYMANFLTIVIVSLWNYVLNSRINWKIQGP, from the coding sequence ATGAGCGCGGCAAAGATGAGCGCGGCAAAGATGAGCGCGGCAAAGATGAGCGCGGCAAAGATGAGCGCGGCAAAGATGAGCGCGGCAAAGATGAGCGCGGCAAAGATAGGCCGGGAGGAGGGCGTTATCCAGTGGTTTCGTACGGGGACGAAGCTTGAGGTTTGCCGTTTTGCCAAGTTTTGCGTGGTGGGAGGGAGCGGTGTGGTGGTGGACATGGGGATGCTGTTTCTCCTGGCCGACCCGCGATGCCTTGGGCTGAACCTCAGCTTGAGCAAAATTCTCGCCGCCGAGACCGCCCTTGCCAACAATTTTCTGTGGAACGAGCTGTGGACCTTCCGTCCGCCTGAGAGGGGCGCTCCAAGCCACCAAGGCTGGCCCCGGCGCTTCCTGCTCTTCAACCTGATTTGCGGCGCCGGCATCGGACTGGCCGTGCTGCTGTTGAACTTGTTTCATTCCCTGCTGGGAATGAACCTATATATGGCTAATTTCTTGACCATCGTCATCGTGAGCTTATGGAACTACGTGCTCAACAGCCGCATAAACTGGAAAATACAGGGACCGTAG
- a CDS encoding pentapeptide repeat-containing protein — protein sequence MGKYLLPAHLRRAHLRRAHLRRAHLRRAHLRRAYWQPLEKPTNHPCTVVGLLRVISKRRLAMSSIFLLGV from the coding sequence TTGGGAAAATACCTCCTGCCGGCTCATCTTCGCCGCGCTCATCTTCGCCGCGCTCATCTTCGCCGCGCTCATCTTCGCCGCGCTCATCTTCGCCGCGCTTACTGGCAACCTCTTGAAAAACCCACCAACCACCCCTGCACGGTTGTTGGGCTGTTGCGCGTAATTTCCAAAAGGCGTCTGGCAATGTCAAGCATCTTTTTGTTGGGTGTGTAA
- a CDS encoding MauE/DoxX family redox-associated membrane protein codes for MQLEGKGIWKNKIINGFLFSVAVLLLLTASLKLFGSSPDMREGMIPDPVVSFLNNRDVLALAVILEYVTAFYIIFGRNRRMKLAAVLSITLALVWYRIGLYIFGYTTTCYCFGTIAHAFASETPIRHILYAILAYLGIGSAAGLWMDAIERRRKQCTCGHATQFVLCLIIPCLTIQAQEQKPTNIITAYELEGFLRCTFYAGTNVVVTNQLFRYHLWANKYNQWKIRSMITSDIYYEAGCDGTNTYIFFHEPRIDLPAMAAQIYPGCYPYAPYPVTQPWFAFLSAEYVRTNRYLPAQWGVPDPLKHLFEVDVKFMDLPPHLPARARWKVSSHLVKRANEIMSETYPEGMPMAVRAQLGKLSQEVERYKDIEITYVSENVTNINGLCFPLRYCLSMQRLFSHSDMMPSAEKQKSIQKNYKFKIFDFIGVVERLAIVNHIEVLPVLPNMTRIDVSDTRFKNTKYKIFGIQYSITNHWITDARDPRLVALQEARLNEKRKLEFTPMKALFCAGMVCLPMLVLVLLWRQNKQS; via the coding sequence ATGCAATTAGAGGGCAAAGGCATTTGGAAGAACAAGATCATCAATGGCTTTCTTTTTAGTGTGGCCGTGCTTCTATTACTTACGGCTTCACTCAAACTGTTTGGTTCTTCGCCGGATATGAGGGAAGGCATGATTCCCGATCCCGTGGTTAGTTTCCTTAACAATCGTGACGTGCTCGCATTAGCGGTGATTTTGGAATATGTGACTGCGTTCTATATTATATTCGGTCGAAACCGAAGGATGAAATTAGCTGCCGTCTTGTCGATTACGTTGGCATTGGTATGGTACCGTATTGGCCTTTATATTTTTGGTTACACGACAACCTGTTATTGCTTTGGAACAATCGCACATGCGTTTGCATCCGAAACCCCGATAAGGCACATTCTTTATGCAATACTCGCATACTTGGGTATTGGCAGCGCGGCCGGACTTTGGATGGATGCGATAGAAAGGAGAAGGAAACAATGCACGTGCGGGCACGCGACCCAATTCGTCTTATGCCTTATTATTCCTTGCTTGACCATACAGGCTCAGGAGCAGAAGCCAACCAATATCATCACAGCATACGAGTTGGAGGGGTTTCTCCGTTGTACATTTTATGCCGGCACAAACGTGGTTGTTACGAATCAGTTGTTCAGATATCATCTTTGGGCCAATAAATATAATCAGTGGAAAATTCGAAGCATGATAACAAGCGATATATATTACGAAGCAGGTTGTGATGGCACCAATACGTATATTTTTTTCCATGAGCCACGAATTGACCTGCCAGCAATGGCAGCACAAATTTATCCAGGATGTTATCCATATGCTCCTTATCCAGTAACCCAGCCGTGGTTTGCGTTTCTTTCGGCTGAGTATGTTCGGACAAATAGATACTTACCAGCACAATGGGGAGTCCCCGATCCACTTAAGCATTTGTTTGAAGTAGATGTTAAATTCATGGACTTGCCGCCTCATCTTCCGGCAAGAGCTCGCTGGAAGGTTTCGAGTCATCTGGTCAAGCGAGCAAATGAAATTATGAGCGAAACATATCCGGAAGGCATGCCAATGGCCGTTCGAGCGCAGTTGGGCAAGCTTAGCCAGGAAGTAGAACGTTACAAGGATATCGAAATTACTTATGTGTCCGAAAACGTAACGAACATCAATGGTTTGTGCTTTCCGTTGAGGTACTGCCTGAGTATGCAGCGGTTGTTTTCGCATAGCGATATGATGCCATCCGCTGAAAAACAAAAGTCAATCCAAAAGAACTATAAGTTTAAAATATTTGACTTTATTGGTGTCGTCGAAAGGCTGGCAATTGTAAATCACATCGAAGTACTGCCTGTGCTTCCCAACATGACACGGATTGATGTATCAGATACTCGTTTTAAAAATACAAAATACAAAATATTCGGGATTCAATATTCCATTACCAACCATTGGATAACGGATGCAAGGGACCCTAGATTAGTTGCGCTCCAAGAGGCAAGACTAAATGAGAAAAGGAAATTGGAATTTACCCCCATGAAAGCTCTGTTTTGCGCTGGCATGGTATGTTTGCCCATGTTGGTGCTTGTGCTTTTATGGAGGCAAAATAAACAATCATAA